A genome region from Dolichospermum compactum NIES-806 includes the following:
- the thrB gene encoding homoserine kinase, which produces MSVVSSITVKVPATTANLGPGFDCIGAALKLYNEFKFTVLDAGELIIQVSGLEAAKVQTDETNLLYQAFIKLYEYIEQTPPAVKIEIKLGVPLARGLGSSATAIVGGLVAANELAGSPLSELQVMELAIAMEGHPDNVVPALLGGCRLAATSKKGWEICDILWHRDIVPVVAIPNFELSTAEARKVVPTEVSRADAIFNISHLGLLLRGLATNREEWLTAALQDKLHQPYRQSLIPGYDAVNAAAVAAGAYGIVISGAGPTLLALVNTSHTKFVETAMANTWMAMGMDSIVRSLPLDPQGTSIFPT; this is translated from the coding sequence ATGTCTGTAGTTTCTAGCATTACTGTTAAAGTTCCCGCGACGACGGCGAATTTGGGACCAGGGTTTGATTGTATTGGTGCAGCTTTAAAGCTGTATAACGAATTTAAGTTTACTGTTCTTGATGCAGGTGAGTTAATTATTCAAGTCTCTGGTTTAGAAGCCGCAAAGGTACAAACTGATGAGACTAATCTTTTATATCAAGCTTTTATCAAGTTATATGAATATATAGAACAAACACCACCGGCGGTGAAAATAGAAATCAAATTGGGTGTACCTTTGGCGCGAGGTTTGGGTAGTTCGGCGACTGCTATTGTCGGGGGGTTGGTTGCGGCTAATGAGTTGGCTGGTTCGCCTTTGTCTGAGTTGCAGGTGATGGAATTGGCGATCGCAATGGAAGGACATCCTGATAATGTAGTACCAGCGTTATTAGGTGGCTGTCGTCTGGCTGCTACCAGCAAAAAAGGTTGGGAAATTTGCGATATTCTCTGGCATCGGGATATAGTTCCAGTTGTAGCAATTCCTAACTTTGAGTTATCAACCGCAGAAGCACGAAAGGTTGTCCCCACAGAAGTTAGTCGCGCTGATGCAATTTTCAATATTTCTCATTTGGGTTTATTATTGCGGGGTTTAGCCACTAATCGAGAAGAATGGTTAACAGCAGCCTTGCAAGATAAATTACATCAACCCTATCGCCAATCCTTAATTCCTGGTTATGATGCTGTGAATGCGGCGGCTGTCGCTGCTGGTGCTTATGGCATAGTTATTAGTGGCGCAGGTCCCACACTCTTAGCTTTAGTTAATACAAGTCATACCAAATTCGTAGAAACAGCAATGGCAAATACCTGGATGGCAATGGGTATGGACTCAATTGTGCGATCGCTTCCCCTCGATCCGCAAGGTACAAGTATATTTCCTACTTAA
- a CDS encoding rhomboid family intramembrane serine protease encodes MIPIDDNIRSWQKPIINYWLIGINIVIFFWEIKLDWSNELGDLINNWGIIPSQINIAIANAFFYNSAAWVIVFWRLLSLPVSLFLHGSFSQILGNMLFLWVFGKTVERILGHKQYLLLYLTSGFFSGIVQIILSPDLIMPIIGANGAIASILGAYLIKFPQAKIYSVLTLLVLYIPVEVPAILYLFWWFIQQSFYGIGSLNMAGGSSFSSVSYWGQFAALVTGAAFMKIRQRL; translated from the coding sequence ATGATTCCTATAGATGATAATATTCGCAGTTGGCAAAAGCCTATTATTAATTATTGGTTGATTGGGATTAATATAGTCATATTTTTCTGGGAAATTAAATTAGATTGGAGTAATGAATTAGGAGATTTAATTAATAATTGGGGAATTATTCCATCTCAAATAAATATCGCAATTGCTAACGCTTTTTTTTACAATTCTGCGGCGTGGGTAATTGTATTTTGGCGGCTACTTTCTTTACCTGTATCGCTGTTTCTGCATGGTAGTTTTAGCCAAATCTTAGGAAATATGCTGTTTTTATGGGTATTTGGGAAAACGGTCGAACGTATTTTAGGACATAAACAGTATTTACTACTTTATTTAACTTCTGGCTTTTTTTCTGGCATAGTCCAAATTATTTTATCCCCCGATTTAATAATGCCAATTATTGGCGCGAATGGAGCTATTGCATCTATTTTGGGTGCATATCTGATCAAATTTCCCCAGGCAAAAATATATTCAGTTTTGACTTTATTGGTTTTGTATATCCCTGTGGAAGTACCAGCTATTTTGTATTTATTTTGGTGGTTTATTCAGCAATCATTTTATGGCATAGGGAGTTTAAATATGGCTGGTGGTAGTTCCTTCTCTAGCGTGAGTTACTGGGGACAATTTGCGGCTTTAGTGACGGGTGCGGCTTTTATGAAAATTAGACAAAGGCTTTAG